A window from Micromonospora terminaliae encodes these proteins:
- a CDS encoding NUDIX hydrolase, which yields MYEAYPRWGGPYWNIPSGRIEDHETPFEGACRELAEETGLVVATADLVLHGTAAVTGAVTVSRVWNFTVDVVDPTLHVRDPDGLIQEARWFPVEEASRLLHELPYRPLSEPSVAVLTGQAQPGAHWAYSDPEAEPVVTYPNG from the coding sequence GTGTACGAGGCGTACCCACGGTGGGGCGGCCCCTACTGGAACATCCCGAGCGGGCGGATCGAGGACCACGAGACGCCGTTTGAGGGCGCCTGCCGAGAGTTGGCCGAGGAGACAGGTCTGGTCGTCGCAACCGCGGACCTCGTTCTTCATGGCACGGCGGCGGTGACCGGAGCAGTCACCGTCAGCCGGGTGTGGAACTTCACCGTCGACGTGGTGGATCCGACCCTGCACGTCCGCGACCCAGATGGTCTGATTCAGGAGGCCCGCTGGTTCCCCGTCGAAGAAGCAAGCCGCTTGCTTCATGAGTTGCCCTACCGGCCGCTGTCGGAGCCGTCAGTTGCGGTCCTCACCGGTCAGGCTCAGCCGGGCGCCCATTGGGCGTATTCCGATCCGGAAGCGGAGCCGGTTGTCACCTACCCCAACGGGTGA